In Rahnella variigena, one DNA window encodes the following:
- the orn gene encoding oligoribonuclease, with the protein MAANDSNLIWIDLEMTGLDPERDRIIEIATLVTDAHLNILAEGPVMAVHQSDAQLALMDDWNVRTHTGSGLVERVKASPFDDNAAQQKTIEFLREWVPAGKSPICGNSVGQDRRFLFKYMPELEAYFHYRYLDVSTLKELARRWKPEVLGGFKKQNTHQALDDIRESVAELAYYREHFINL; encoded by the coding sequence ATGGCTGCAAATGACTCGAACTTAATTTGGATCGACCTGGAAATGACCGGTCTGGATCCTGAACGTGACCGCATTATTGAGATTGCTACGCTGGTGACCGACGCGCATCTGAACATTCTGGCCGAAGGGCCGGTGATGGCAGTGCATCAGTCTGACGCTCAGCTGGCGCTGATGGACGACTGGAATGTGCGCACGCACACCGGCAGCGGTCTGGTGGAACGTGTGAAAGCCAGCCCGTTTGATGACAATGCGGCGCAGCAAAAAACCATCGAGTTTCTGCGCGAGTGGGTTCCGGCGGGTAAATCGCCGATTTGTGGTAACAGCGTCGGGCAGGACAGACGCTTCCTGTTTAAGTACATGCCGGAGCTGGAAGCCTATTTCCATTACCGCTATCTGGACGTCAGCACGCTCAAAGAACTGGCGCGTCGCTGGAAACCGGAAGTGCTGGGCGGCTTTAAGAAGCAGAATACCCATCAGGCGCTGGACGATATTCGTGAATCCGTGGCTGAGTTAGCGTATTACCGCGAACACTTTATTAATCTTTAA
- the rsgA gene encoding small ribosomal subunit biogenesis GTPase RsgA: MTKSKLSKGQQRRVQTNHQRRLTQTDKRKELDDSLHGEPQDGVVISRFGMHADVEAADGSQHRCNIRRTIRSLVTGDRVVWRAGENTSVKGIVEAVHERTSVLTRPDFYDGVKPIAANINQIVIVSAILPELSLNIIDRYLVACETVEVEPLIVLNKIDLLDDEGRKFVQGMMDIYRNINYRVLEVSSQTGEGMPAFETALTDRISIFAGQSGVGKSSLLNALLPPDEKQILVNEVSDNSGLGQHTTTAARLYHFQHGGDVIDSPGVREFGLWHLAPEQITQGFVEFRPFLGYCKFRDCKHGSDPGCAIRDAVDRGEIAEERFDNYHRILESMEDVKTRKNFDAL, translated from the coding sequence GTGACTAAGTCAAAACTGTCTAAAGGGCAACAACGTCGCGTTCAGACTAACCATCAGCGTCGTCTGACACAGACCGACAAACGGAAAGAGCTGGACGATTCTCTGCATGGCGAACCGCAGGACGGTGTTGTCATCAGCCGTTTCGGGATGCATGCGGACGTTGAAGCGGCCGACGGCAGCCAGCACCGTTGCAATATCCGCCGTACCATCCGTTCTCTGGTCACCGGTGACCGCGTTGTATGGCGCGCCGGGGAAAACACCAGTGTGAAAGGCATCGTCGAGGCGGTACACGAACGCACATCCGTTCTGACACGCCCTGATTTCTATGATGGCGTAAAACCCATCGCCGCGAACATTAACCAGATTGTGATTGTCTCCGCCATTCTGCCGGAGCTGTCGCTTAATATCATCGACCGTTATCTGGTTGCGTGCGAAACCGTGGAAGTTGAGCCGCTGATTGTGCTCAACAAAATCGATCTGCTTGATGACGAAGGCCGTAAATTCGTTCAGGGCATGATGGATATCTACCGCAATATCAATTATCGCGTACTTGAAGTGTCGAGCCAGACCGGCGAAGGCATGCCAGCGTTTGAAACGGCGCTGACCGATCGCATCAGTATTTTCGCGGGTCAGTCGGGTGTAGGTAAATCAAGCCTGCTGAATGCCCTTCTGCCACCGGATGAAAAACAAATTCTGGTGAACGAAGTGTCTGATAACTCAGGTCTTGGCCAGCACACCACCACTGCAGCGCGTCTGTATCACTTCCAGCATGGCGGCGACGTTATCGATTCCCCGGGCGTGCGTGAATTTGGTTTGTGGCACCTTGCGCCAGAGCAGATCACCCAGGGCTTTGTCGAATTCCGTCCTTTCCTCGGCTACTGCAAATTCCGCGACTGTAAACACGGCAGTGATCCGGGCTGTGCAATCCGTGACGCCGTAGACCGTGGCGAAATTGCCGAAGAACGTTTCGACAACTACCACCGTATTCTGGAAAGTATGGAAGACGTAAAAACGCGTAAAAACTTTGACGCGCTTTAA
- the asd gene encoding archaetidylserine decarboxylase (Phosphatidylserine decarboxylase is synthesized as a single chain precursor. Generation of the pyruvoyl active site from a Ser is coupled to cleavage of a Gly-Ser bond between the larger (beta) and smaller (alpha chains). It is an integral membrane protein.) produces MLDSIKIKLQYLLPKQGLTRLAGWGADKRAATLTHWVIKAFARFYNVDMKEAQNPDLKSYATFNEFFVRPLRDGARPVVSGLDMLCLPADGAVSQLGAITDGKLFQAKGHFYSLEALLAGNYQLAEQFRDGQFATIYLAPRDYHRVHMPCDGVLREMIYVPGDLFSVNPLTAANVPNLFARNERVICVFDTEFGPMVQILVGATIVGSIETVWAGCVTPPREGIIKRWTYPAAGEEGAIALEKGQEMGRFKLGSTVINLFAANQTRFMPNLKNGTVTRMGEPFAEALRTPATATAEPVVAEPIVAEPVVAETVVTKPVVTEPVVTEPVVTKPVVAEPVVTEVPVKTETPAGVATAEPQAPKDY; encoded by the coding sequence GTGCTGGACAGTATCAAAATCAAACTTCAATACTTACTTCCTAAACAAGGACTGACCCGTCTTGCAGGCTGGGGCGCAGATAAACGTGCCGCCACGCTGACCCATTGGGTGATCAAAGCCTTTGCGCGTTTTTATAACGTCGACATGAAAGAAGCACAAAATCCGGATCTGAAATCTTACGCGACATTCAACGAATTCTTCGTCCGCCCGCTGCGCGATGGCGCACGTCCGGTGGTCAGCGGTCTGGATATGCTTTGCCTGCCAGCCGACGGTGCAGTCAGTCAGTTAGGCGCAATTACCGATGGCAAACTGTTCCAGGCCAAAGGCCATTTTTACAGTTTAGAAGCGCTGCTGGCGGGTAACTATCAGCTGGCAGAGCAGTTCAGAGACGGTCAGTTCGCGACTATCTATCTGGCACCGCGCGATTATCACCGCGTGCATATGCCGTGCGACGGCGTGCTGCGCGAAATGATTTATGTGCCGGGCGATTTGTTCTCCGTGAATCCGCTGACTGCCGCCAACGTGCCGAATCTGTTCGCCCGTAACGAGCGCGTCATCTGCGTCTTTGATACTGAATTCGGTCCGATGGTGCAGATTCTGGTTGGCGCGACGATTGTCGGCAGTATTGAAACCGTCTGGGCTGGCTGTGTCACACCGCCGCGCGAAGGCATTATCAAGCGCTGGACCTATCCGGCTGCAGGCGAAGAAGGCGCCATCGCACTGGAAAAAGGTCAGGAAATGGGCCGCTTCAAACTGGGTTCCACCGTGATCAACCTGTTTGCAGCAAATCAGACCCGTTTCATGCCAAATTTGAAAAATGGCACCGTGACCCGCATGGGCGAACCGTTCGCCGAAGCTCTGCGTACACCAGCAACTGCAACGGCGGAACCGGTTGTAGCAGAACCGATCGTAGCGGAGCCAGTCGTTGCAGAAACTGTAGTTACAAAGCCTGTAGTTACTGAGCCTGTAGTTACTGAGCCTGTAGTTACAAAACCTGTAGTCGCTGAGCCTGTGGTTACCGAAGTCCCTGTCAAAACAGAAACACCAGCAGGTGTGGCAACGGCTGAACCACAAGCGCCTAAAGACTACTGA
- the mscM gene encoding miniconductance mechanosensitive channel MscM, giving the protein MRLIPALLMSLLLSLPLMAGAAPTEDQLKQELKQAEANKEMANQTQVVEALQSALNWLNEASVSAGRTEQYQKVIDDFPKLTQALRQELQNQPDKPPAVDGSIPTAQLEQQILQVSSQQLEETRQLRQEQDRSRDISDSLSLIPQQQSEARNALGDIEQRMQAATAAATSSPLAQAQLSALQAESAARKAKVDELELAQLSANNRQELSRMRTDLYKKRADYLDQQLQALRNTLNNQRQREAEQALEKTELLAEQSGELPHSISQQLQSNRELSLALNQQAQRMDLISSQQRQAAAQTQQVRQAINTIREQAQWLGASNLLGETLRAQVSRLPEMPKPQQLDRDMGQLRVQRLHYEDLLDKQPIYRQARQDDGKPLTAAQQKILDAQLRTQRDLLNSLLSGCDTQILELTKLKVANSQLVEALNDVHEAAHRYLFWVADVSAIGISYPVQVAHDLKRLVSLDSLTQLGGAFMMMVTSKETLLPLFGALILVIISISSRKHYYAFLERASSRVGKVTQDQFSLTMRTVFWSILVAMPLPVLWAALGFGLQSAWPYPIAVAIGDGVTATLPILWAFMVSAALAHPQGLFVAHFGWPQRAVSRALRYYALSIWVMVPLIMALITFDNLNDREFSNTLGRLCFVILCLVVALVTHSLKRAGIPLYHDKKGNSENVINKTLWWMLLGAPIVAALASLLGYLATSQALLARLETSVAIWFVLLVIYHIIRRWMLIQRRRIAFERAKQRRAEMLNQRARGEEDANHVNTSNEGTVEVEEPVVDLDAISAQSLRLVRSLLTLIALISVIFLWSEIHSAFSFLENIHLWQVASTVQGVESMQPITLGSVLIAILVLIITTQLVRNLPALLELALLQHLDLTPGTGYAVLTVTKYVLLLIGGLTGFSLIGIEWAKLQWLVAALGVGLGFGLQEIFANFISGLIILFEKPIRIGDTVTIRNLTGSITKINTRATTIADWDRKEIIVPNKAFITEQFINWSLSDSVTRVVLTVPAPSEANSEEVTEILLNAAHRCSLVLDMPAPEAYLVDLQQGIQIFELRMHAAEMAHRMPLRHEIHQLILAGFREHGITLPFPPFQVRMETLHRAQNGNNATFTSSSGSGRSGNSSRSPGDL; this is encoded by the coding sequence GTGCGCCTGATCCCCGCCTTGCTGATGAGTTTACTGCTGTCCCTGCCATTGATGGCGGGTGCAGCGCCGACTGAAGATCAGCTCAAACAGGAACTGAAACAGGCGGAAGCCAACAAAGAAATGGCCAATCAGACACAGGTGGTTGAGGCGCTGCAAAGCGCGCTCAACTGGCTGAATGAAGCCAGTGTTTCAGCCGGTCGCACCGAGCAGTACCAGAAGGTCATTGATGACTTCCCAAAACTGACGCAGGCACTGCGTCAGGAATTACAAAATCAGCCGGATAAACCGCCAGCGGTTGATGGCAGCATTCCTACTGCTCAGCTCGAGCAGCAAATTCTGCAAGTCAGCAGCCAGCAGCTGGAAGAAACCCGCCAGTTACGTCAGGAGCAGGACCGCTCACGGGACATCAGCGATTCTCTGAGTCTGATCCCGCAACAGCAATCTGAGGCCCGCAATGCACTTGGTGACATTGAGCAGAGGATGCAGGCGGCAACTGCGGCAGCCACATCGTCCCCGCTGGCGCAGGCGCAGCTGAGTGCCTTGCAGGCGGAATCTGCCGCGCGCAAAGCCAAAGTCGATGAACTGGAGCTGGCTCAGCTTTCTGCCAATAACCGGCAGGAATTGTCGAGAATGCGCACCGATCTCTACAAAAAGCGCGCCGATTATCTGGATCAGCAATTACAGGCTTTACGCAATACGCTGAATAATCAGCGCCAGCGTGAAGCCGAACAGGCGCTGGAAAAAACCGAGTTGCTGGCCGAGCAAAGTGGCGAACTGCCGCATTCCATCAGTCAGCAATTGCAGTCCAACCGTGAGTTGTCGCTGGCACTGAATCAGCAGGCGCAGCGGATGGATCTGATATCTTCCCAGCAACGTCAGGCTGCCGCTCAGACACAGCAGGTGCGTCAGGCGATCAATACCATTCGCGAACAGGCGCAATGGCTCGGTGCATCCAATCTTCTGGGGGAAACGCTGCGGGCGCAGGTCTCCCGTCTGCCGGAAATGCCAAAACCGCAACAGCTTGACCGCGACATGGGCCAGCTACGCGTTCAGCGTCTGCACTATGAAGATTTACTCGATAAGCAGCCGATTTATCGTCAGGCACGGCAGGACGACGGCAAGCCGCTGACCGCCGCGCAGCAGAAAATCCTTGATGCCCAGTTGCGGACTCAGCGTGATTTGCTCAATTCCCTGCTTTCAGGCTGCGATACCCAAATTCTTGAACTGACCAAGCTGAAAGTGGCCAACAGTCAGCTGGTCGAAGCGCTGAATGACGTACATGAGGCCGCCCACCGCTATCTGTTCTGGGTGGCGGACGTCAGCGCCATCGGGATTTCTTATCCGGTGCAGGTGGCGCATGACCTGAAACGTCTGGTGTCACTGGATTCACTGACCCAGCTCGGCGGCGCTTTCATGATGATGGTCACCAGCAAAGAAACGCTGTTGCCGCTGTTTGGTGCGCTGATCCTGGTGATTATCAGCATCAGCTCCCGCAAGCATTACTATGCATTCCTTGAACGTGCCAGCAGCCGGGTCGGTAAAGTTACGCAGGATCAGTTCTCGCTGACGATGCGCACCGTATTCTGGTCAATTCTGGTGGCGATGCCGCTGCCGGTCTTGTGGGCCGCGCTGGGCTTCGGGCTGCAAAGTGCCTGGCCGTATCCGATTGCAGTGGCGATTGGTGATGGCGTGACCGCTACGCTGCCGATTCTGTGGGCGTTTATGGTCAGCGCAGCACTGGCGCATCCTCAGGGGCTGTTTGTCGCGCACTTCGGCTGGCCGCAGCGTGCCGTTTCACGCGCACTGCGCTATTACGCGCTGTCGATCTGGGTCATGGTGCCGCTGATTATGGCGCTGATTACTTTCGATAATCTCAATGACCGCGAATTCTCCAATACGCTCGGGCGTTTGTGCTTTGTCATTCTGTGTCTGGTGGTGGCGCTGGTCACTCACAGCCTGAAACGAGCCGGTATTCCGCTATATCACGATAAAAAGGGCAACAGCGAAAACGTCATCAACAAAACGCTGTGGTGGATGCTGCTGGGCGCGCCAATTGTGGCGGCGCTGGCCTCACTGCTGGGTTATCTGGCGACCTCGCAGGCGTTGCTGGCGCGTCTGGAAACCTCGGTGGCTATCTGGTTTGTACTGCTGGTGATTTATCACATTATCCGCCGCTGGATGCTGATCCAGCGACGTCGTATTGCTTTCGAGCGCGCCAAACAGCGCCGTGCTGAAATGCTGAATCAGCGCGCACGTGGTGAAGAGGATGCGAATCACGTCAACACCAGCAACGAAGGTACGGTAGAAGTGGAAGAGCCGGTGGTCGATCTGGATGCGATCTCCGCGCAATCATTACGCCTCGTTCGTTCGCTGCTGACGCTGATCGCGCTGATCTCAGTGATCTTCCTGTGGTCTGAGATCCATTCAGCCTTCTCTTTCCTGGAAAATATCCATCTGTGGCAGGTTGCCTCTACCGTGCAGGGCGTGGAAAGTATGCAGCCGATCACCCTGGGATCGGTACTGATCGCCATTCTGGTGCTGATTATCACCACGCAGCTGGTGCGTAATTTGCCTGCACTGCTTGAACTGGCCTTGCTGCAACATCTGGATCTGACGCCGGGTACCGGTTACGCCGTGCTGACCGTCACCAAATACGTGTTGTTGCTGATTGGTGGCCTGACCGGCTTCTCGCTGATCGGCATCGAATGGGCAAAACTGCAATGGCTGGTCGCCGCACTGGGTGTCGGTCTGGGCTTTGGTTTGCAGGAGATTTTCGCCAACTTCATTTCGGGCCTGATTATCTTGTTTGAAAAACCAATCCGTATCGGCGATACCGTGACGATCCGTAATCTGACCGGCAGCATCACCAAGATCAACACCCGCGCCACCACGATCGCTGACTGGGACCGCAAAGAGATTATCGTGCCGAACAAGGCCTTTATTACCGAGCAGTTCATCAACTGGTCGCTGTCGGATTCCGTCACCCGTGTGGTACTCACCGTTCCTGCGCCGTCAGAAGCCAATTCGGAAGAAGTGACGGAAATCCTGCTGAATGCGGCGCACCGCTGCTCGCTGGTGCTGGATATGCCAGCGCCGGAAGCCTATCTGGTTGATTTACAGCAAGGTATTCAGATTTTCGAGCTGCGTATGCACGCCGCTGAAATGGCGCACCGTATGCCGCTTCGTCATGAAATCCATCAGCTGATCCTGGCCGGATTCCGCGAGCACGGCATCACACTGCCGTTCCCGCCATTCCAGGTGCGTATGGAAACACTACATCGTGCGCAAAATGGCAATAACGCGACCTTTACCAGCAGCAGCGGCAGTGGCCGCAGCGGAAACAGTTCGCGTTCGCCGGGCGATTTATAG
- a CDS encoding 8-oxoguanine deaminase codes for MSEQRMWIKNPLAVFTANELDARGGIVIEGQKIAEVLASGQHPSHPVDHIFDASESVLLPGLINTHHHFYQTLTRAWAPVVNVPLFPWLKKLYPVWARLGPEALGLASRVAMAELLLSGCTTTTDHHYLFPQGMEEAIDVQVEVVRELGMRALLTRGSMSLGEEQGGLPPEQTVQSGEVILQDSQRLIDRYHQRGEGAWMQIALAPCSPFSVTTEIMRESARLAQQEDVRLHTHLAETLDEEQFCLKMFGLRTVDYLESVGWLSDRTWLAHGIHFNDDEIRRLGAAGTGICHCPVSNMRLASGMCPTRDLEAAGVPIGLGVDGSASNDASNLMYEARQALYLQRLKYGAEYVTPERVLGWATSGSAKLIGRDDIGQIAVGKQADLALFKLDELRFSGSHDPVAALLLCGAEKADRVMVGGKWRVIDGEIVGMDIRSLISHHRKAAAALIAGL; via the coding sequence ATGTCAGAACAACGCATGTGGATCAAAAATCCGCTGGCGGTTTTTACCGCCAATGAACTCGATGCCCGTGGCGGCATCGTCATTGAGGGGCAGAAAATTGCCGAAGTGCTGGCCTCTGGTCAGCATCCCTCACACCCGGTCGATCACATCTTTGATGCCTCAGAATCTGTACTGCTGCCGGGCCTCATCAATACACATCACCATTTCTATCAGACACTGACCCGCGCCTGGGCGCCTGTGGTCAACGTGCCGTTATTCCCGTGGCTGAAAAAGCTTTATCCCGTGTGGGCTCGTTTAGGGCCGGAGGCTCTGGGGCTGGCAAGCCGCGTCGCGATGGCTGAGCTGCTGCTTTCCGGCTGCACCACCACCACCGACCACCATTATCTTTTCCCGCAGGGTATGGAAGAAGCCATTGATGTGCAGGTCGAGGTCGTCCGTGAACTGGGCATGCGTGCGTTGCTGACCCGTGGCTCGATGAGTCTTGGCGAAGAACAGGGCGGTCTGCCGCCGGAACAGACGGTGCAGTCGGGCGAGGTGATTTTGCAGGACAGTCAGCGTCTGATTGACCGTTATCACCAGCGCGGAGAGGGTGCCTGGATGCAGATTGCGCTGGCGCCGTGCTCGCCGTTTTCGGTCACGACCGAGATTATGCGCGAGAGTGCAAGGCTGGCCCAGCAAGAAGATGTCCGGCTGCATACGCATCTGGCGGAAACGCTGGACGAAGAACAGTTTTGCCTGAAAATGTTTGGCCTGCGTACAGTCGATTATCTGGAAAGCGTCGGCTGGCTGAGCGACCGCACGTGGCTGGCGCACGGTATTCATTTTAACGACGATGAGATCCGCCGTCTGGGCGCGGCGGGCACCGGTATCTGTCATTGCCCTGTGTCGAATATGCGGCTGGCGTCCGGCATGTGTCCGACACGTGATCTGGAAGCGGCAGGCGTGCCGATTGGTCTGGGCGTTGACGGCTCTGCGTCGAACGATGCCTCAAATCTGATGTATGAAGCGCGGCAGGCGTTGTATCTGCAACGTTTGAAATACGGTGCGGAATACGTCACGCCGGAAAGAGTGCTGGGTTGGGCGACGAGCGGTTCGGCGAAGCTTATCGGTCGCGATGATATCGGGCAGATTGCCGTGGGCAAACAGGCCGACCTGGCGCTGTTTAAACTCGATGAATTACGTTTCAGCGGCAGCCATGATCCGGTTGCCGCGCTATTACTGTGTGGCGCGGAAAAAGCCGATCGCGTGATGGTCGGCGGAAAATGGCGGGTCATTGACGGTGAAATTGTCGGCATGGATATCCGATCGCTGATATCACACCATCGCAAAGCGGCGGCGGCGCTGATCGCCGGTCTCTAA
- a CDS encoding uracil-xanthine permease family protein, protein MSESNDKELLYGLEERIAPAPAFFTAIQHVLASVVGIITPPLIIGSVLGLNAYLPYLISMSLLASGIGTFIQARRFMSVGAGMICLQGTSFAFLGVILSGGMLVKSRGGSPEDIMAMIFGVNFVAAFIPLLVSRFIGQMRRVFTPLVSGTVIALIGISLIKVSITDWAGGHGAVNFGAPANLGLGALTLLVIVACNRIEVRWLRLSSIVLGIVVGCIAAALTGHLTVKPLQGDWFALPQLFRFGFKFDWIIFVPIALVSFISILEAVGDLTANCMLSQQPIEGESFRKRLKGGILADGISCLIAAAFSSFPNTTFAQNNGVIQMTGVASRYVGMYIGAVLLVLGLFPFIGEILQQIPAPVLGGATLVMFGSVVAAGIRIMTQSPVGRREMLIIAIAFGIGLGIEAVPDVLGQFPPIVGNIFGHAVTSGGVLAILLNLLMPAERSTSVAAQEVKVH, encoded by the coding sequence ATGTCAGAATCCAACGACAAAGAACTTCTTTATGGACTGGAAGAACGCATTGCACCGGCACCGGCATTTTTTACCGCCATCCAGCACGTGCTGGCAAGCGTGGTGGGGATTATCACGCCGCCGCTGATTATCGGTTCAGTGCTGGGGCTGAATGCGTATTTACCCTATCTCATCAGCATGTCTTTGCTGGCGTCCGGCATCGGGACATTTATTCAGGCGCGCCGCTTTATGTCAGTCGGCGCGGGGATGATTTGTCTGCAGGGCACCAGCTTTGCGTTTCTGGGGGTGATCCTCTCCGGCGGTATGCTGGTAAAAAGCCGCGGTGGTTCGCCGGAAGACATCATGGCGATGATTTTTGGGGTGAACTTTGTGGCGGCATTTATCCCGCTGCTGGTCAGCCGGTTCATCGGCCAGATGCGCCGCGTGTTTACGCCGCTGGTGAGCGGCACCGTCATTGCGCTTATCGGTATCAGCCTGATTAAAGTCAGCATTACCGACTGGGCAGGTGGGCATGGCGCGGTGAATTTTGGCGCACCGGCTAATCTCGGGCTGGGGGCGCTGACGCTGCTGGTGATTGTCGCCTGTAACCGTATCGAGGTGCGCTGGCTGCGCCTGTCATCAATCGTTTTGGGCATTGTTGTCGGCTGTATCGCCGCTGCGCTGACCGGCCATCTGACGGTGAAACCTTTGCAGGGTGACTGGTTTGCATTGCCGCAACTGTTCCGTTTTGGTTTTAAGTTTGACTGGATTATTTTCGTACCCATCGCGCTGGTGTCGTTTATCAGCATTCTTGAAGCGGTGGGGGATCTGACGGCTAACTGCATGCTGTCACAGCAGCCGATTGAAGGGGAAAGCTTCCGTAAGCGTCTTAAAGGCGGCATTCTGGCCGATGGCATCAGCTGTCTAATCGCGGCGGCCTTCTCGTCATTTCCTAACACGACATTTGCACAGAATAACGGCGTGATCCAGATGACCGGCGTCGCCAGCCGTTATGTCGGTATGTATATCGGCGCGGTATTATTAGTGCTCGGATTGTTCCCGTTCATCGGTGAAATCCTGCAGCAAATTCCTGCGCCAGTGCTGGGCGGTGCGACACTGGTGATGTTCGGCAGTGTGGTTGCGGCGGGGATCCGCATCATGACGCAGTCGCCGGTCGGGCGTCGCGAAATGTTGATTATCGCTATCGCCTTTGGCATCGGTCTGGGCATTGAAGCGGTGCCGGATGTCCTTGGCCAGTTCCCGCCAATCGTCGGTAATATTTTCGGCCATGCGGTGACCAGTGGTGGCGTTCTCGCTATCCTGCTCAACTTACTGATGCCGGCAGAACGCAGCACAAGTGTTGCGGCACAGGAAGTTAAGGTTCACTGA
- the epmA gene encoding elongation factor P--(R)-beta-lysine ligase yields the protein MSETASWQPSAPVANLLKRAAILAEIRRFFADRGVLEVETPAMSQATVTDIHLVPFETRFVGPGAADGMTLYLMTSPEYHMKRLLAAGSGPIYQMGRSFRNEEAGRHHNPEFTMLEWYRPRYDMYRLMNEVDDLLQQVLDCDTAETLSYQQAFTRHLNVDPLSADKAELREAAAKLDLSNIADTEEDRDTLLQLLFTMGVEPHIGRDKPTFVYHFPATQASLAEISTEDHRVAERFEVYYKGIELANGFRELTDSREQRQRFEQDNRKRAARGLPQHPVDNNLLDALEHGMPECSGVALGVDRLIMIALGASSLSDVLAFPVTRA from the coding sequence ATGAGCGAAACAGCAAGCTGGCAACCCAGTGCTCCTGTCGCCAATTTGTTGAAGCGTGCGGCTATCCTCGCTGAGATTCGACGTTTCTTTGCCGATCGCGGTGTGCTGGAAGTTGAAACGCCGGCGATGAGCCAGGCTACGGTGACCGACATTCATCTGGTGCCGTTCGAGACACGTTTTGTCGGGCCGGGTGCGGCTGATGGCATGACGCTGTATCTGATGACCAGCCCGGAATACCATATGAAACGCTTGCTGGCTGCGGGCAGCGGGCCGATTTATCAGATGGGGCGCAGTTTCCGTAACGAAGAAGCGGGACGTCACCACAATCCCGAATTCACCATGCTCGAATGGTACCGTCCGCGTTATGACATGTACCGCCTGATGAATGAAGTGGATGATTTACTCCAGCAGGTTCTTGATTGTGATACCGCTGAAACCCTGTCTTATCAGCAGGCGTTTACCCGCCACCTGAATGTTGATCCGTTATCCGCCGATAAAGCGGAACTGCGTGAAGCAGCGGCAAAACTGGATTTATCCAACATCGCCGATACTGAAGAAGATCGCGATACACTGTTGCAGTTGCTGTTTACGATGGGTGTTGAACCGCACATCGGGCGCGACAAACCAACCTTCGTTTATCACTTCCCGGCGACTCAGGCCTCTCTGGCGGAAATCAGTACGGAAGATCACCGCGTCGCGGAGCGTTTCGAGGTGTATTACAAAGGCATTGAGCTGGCGAATGGTTTCCGTGAACTGACGGACAGCCGTGAGCAGCGTCAGCGTTTCGAGCAGGATAACCGCAAACGTGCGGCGCGCGGCCTGCCGCAGCATCCTGTCGATAACAATCTGCTGGATGCGTTAGAGCACGGTATGCCGGAATGTTCCGGTGTGGCGCTGGGCGTTGACCGCCTGATTATGATTGCGCTGGGCGCTTCCAGCCTGAGCGACGTGCTGGCCTTCCCGGTGACTCGCGCCTGA